GTCTAAAATCAGACGAATCTTCCGTTCGCTACAAATTTGAGCAATCCTTATGAGGACTTGTGATCCAACTCCCTGAGGCAGACTACCTGATACAATCAAATAATCCCCCGCAAGCATTTGTTCAATCTGTTTCAACAGCTCTTCTTGCGCTTCTTGAGAGACTATCGGCCCTTGGTTTACCAACTTAAATTCTTGTTGAAGATTAACTACTTTGGTAAAAACATTTACACGAGTCAGACCGTCTACTTCCACAAATCGATGAGAAATTCCTTTTTCATCTAACACCTCTTTGATATAACGACCAGTAAAACCTCCAGAGAACCCTATCGCCGTACTATCTATGCCTAATTGTTTTAAAATAAAGGATACATTGACTCCTTTGCCATTTGCTTGTATATCACTTGACGATGTACGATTCACCTTAGAAGCCAACATTTCTTGCGTTTCAATGACTAAGTCAATCGCTAAATTCATTGTACAGGTATAAATTGCCATCGATCCCTCCTGGTACTTTGACTCTTGCTTGATTTTTCAGAATAGTTCTAGTATAGTTAGAATACCACTTTATTCGTGAATGCGTTTCCAATTTTTGTCGCAATATAGAACATTTTTTCAGAGGAGTTCTCATGACCAATACCCGATTGACCGATACAGAAGAATACATCTGGCGCTATATCAATCAACATTTTGATCACATCGCTCAATTAACCATTTCTGAATTAAGCGAAGCAGCCAGTGTATCAAACGCCAGCATTATTCGAACCTTAAAAAAGAAAGGATTCGGAGGCTTTACTGACTTTAAACACGACATTCAGTTAAAAAGACGAGACAATCTTCATGTACTATCCAATCACGATTTATCTGAAGACACCCAACGTTCTATTGTAAAAAATTACCAAGAAGTGATTCGAACACTCAACATGATTGATGTTGATACGCTTGAAAAAAGCATACCACTTATACACCAAGCCGAAAAAATCATTCTCTTTGCCAGAGGTTTTTCCGAATTAATTGCTAGTGAGATGCTCGTAAAATTTCAATTGGTCAATAAATATTGCGAACTGCATACTGATCCTAATATTATTCGCCCCATTAGCAAACGATTGTCAGAGCGAACCTTTGTCATTATGATTTCATTAAATGGGGAAACCAAATCTCTTGTAGATGCTGCTAAAAATTGTGTAGAAAATCAGGTACCAACTCTACTCATTAGTGCAAATCAAAGCAGCTCATTAGCCAAATTAGCACCACTCACTCTCTTTGGTTTTAAAACGGACCTCTCTTACTTCCCTGATTTCGAGGTTCATTCCAGACTTCCACTCTTCATCCTATCCCGTATTTTATTAGATGCTTATGCTGCTAGTTTGCGCTAAAAAATGTGATATAATAGACCATATCACGTATCATGTACGATTCGTTAGTTTAAAGGAGAAAGATATACTATGATGAATATGCAACAAATGATGAAGCAAGCGCAAAAATTGCAAAAGCAAATGGAGAAGAGCCAAGCTGAACTGGCCGCAACAGAATTTACCGGAGTATCAGCACAAGACTTGGTTTCCGTCACCTTTACGGGGGATAAAAAGCTCGTTTCTATCGCATTCAAGCCTGAAGTAGTAGATGCAGAGGATGTGGAAACCCTAGAAGAGATGACGATTCAAGCCGTCAATCAAGCCCTTACGAAAATCGATGAAACAACCCAGAAAAAATTAGGGGCATTTGCCGGAAAATTACCTTTTTAAACCCGGCTACTCTTCACATCATACAAAGTAAAAAACCAAGGTTTTCCTTGGTTTTTTGACTTATGCAAACTCAGCAATAATTGCTTTAATTTGATCTTTGCTGTGTACGCCAGCAACTTGTTTGACAACTTCTCCATCTTTTTTAAAGAGAAGGGTTGGAATGGACATAATCCCAAATTCACGAGCTGTATTTGGATTTTCATCCACATCCATTTTCAAAATTTTCAATTCATCTTCGTGGATTTCTTCTGCTAATTGCTCCAAAATAGGGGCTTGCATACGGCATGGACCACACCAAGTTGCCCAAAAATCAATCAATACAAGACCTTCTTTGGTTTCTTCGACAAAGTTTGCATCAGTAACTGCTTGAACCATTATTGTTCTCCTTTTTTTCTTTGTATTGTTATTCTACACTAAAAGGAAACTTTTTCAAAATATTTGCTACGCAAGGCAAATATCTATGACATAGGTGAATTCTTGGTAGCATTCCTCAATGTCAAACAAGTCCAAATCCGCCTGATTAGCAACTATATAAATCCCCTCTCTGAGGTAGTAAGGCAGTGGCTGTCCAGCCATGTCTATCAAAGATAGGCTAGCCTTTTCTACATCAACACCGAAACGGAAAGTAGGCGTATCCTTTGGCTGACCGACGACTAAGTAATCGCTACATACCAACTTGCCACCCCATTTTTGATAGAGATGATTAGC
Above is a window of Streptococcus sp. zg-86 DNA encoding:
- the pfkB gene encoding 1-phosphofructokinase → MAIYTCTMNLAIDLVIETQEMLASKVNRTSSSDIQANGKGVNVSFILKQLGIDSTAIGFSGGFTGRYIKEVLDEKGISHRFVEVDGLTRVNVFTKVVNLQQEFKLVNQGPIVSQEAQEELLKQIEQMLAGDYLIVSGSLPQGVGSQVLIRIAQICSERKIRLILDSSDPIVRECLPYAPYLLKPNDEELAAWYQLESMDKDQAIQYAQKLVEGGARHVLMSLGEKGAVFIDSDLQVYECNAPKGEVVNTACSGDTLLATFLAGLLKEKPIPKCLVTSVAAGSSTAFRTGLTDFSDVKELEQQIKIKKQEV
- a CDS encoding MurR/RpiR family transcriptional regulator, which codes for MTNTRLTDTEEYIWRYINQHFDHIAQLTISELSEAASVSNASIIRTLKKKGFGGFTDFKHDIQLKRRDNLHVLSNHDLSEDTQRSIVKNYQEVIRTLNMIDVDTLEKSIPLIHQAEKIILFARGFSELIASEMLVKFQLVNKYCELHTDPNIIRPISKRLSERTFVIMISLNGETKSLVDAAKNCVENQVPTLLISANQSSSLAKLAPLTLFGFKTDLSYFPDFEVHSRLPLFILSRILLDAYAASLR
- a CDS encoding YbaB/EbfC family nucleoid-associated protein, whose translation is MMNMQQMMKQAQKLQKQMEKSQAELAATEFTGVSAQDLVSVTFTGDKKLVSIAFKPEVVDAEDVETLEEMTIQAVNQALTKIDETTQKKLGAFAGKLPF
- the trxA gene encoding thioredoxin → MVQAVTDANFVEETKEGLVLIDFWATWCGPCRMQAPILEQLAEEIHEDELKILKMDVDENPNTAREFGIMSIPTLLFKKDGEVVKQVAGVHSKDQIKAIIAEFA